The nucleotide window GGCGAGAGCAATATCGTCGTCGTAGACGGCGAAACGCGGCATGTCGTGGTTCTCGATGAAGGATCCGAGGGCGAAGATGTCGGTGCAGCCGTCGCGGGCCTGGCTACGCCAGTCGGCGAGCTCGTTCATGTCGCcgttgaagaagacggtgTTCAGGGGGTAGTACTCGATGTAGTTGGGCATGCCGGGCAGCAGGTTCAGGGTCTGGTAGCGGCAGAAGTCGGCGGGGGCGCCGGTCAAGACCTCGCCAAAGGCGAAGACTCCCGAGGCGTTGACAAAGGTGGGCAGGAATTCGTCGTTGACGtgcttggcggcgtcgataCGGAGTCCGTCGATCGAGTAGTTGGAGACGAGCTCCTTGATCCACTTGCTGaactcgtcgacgacgggctggGTCTCAGTGGCCAAGTCGGCGAGGGCAACGCCGTAGGGGTACAGCCAGCAGTCCTGGTAGTTGGTGGAATTGTCCCACTCGGTGACATTGCAGTAGGGGTGGAAGTACTTCTCGTCGTTGAAggggttgaagttggagTAGTCGAGCTTGGGCGGGAGTtcctcgagcttctggaCCATgttgttgacgacgacgtcgaccatGATGTACATGTCACGCTTGTGCATCTCGGTGACGAGGGCCTCAAAGTCGGCCTTGGTGCCGTACTTGTCGTTGAGGGCGTAGTTGTCAAGGGACCAGTAGCCATGGTAGGCCTCACCGACGGCGGTGTCGTCATCCATGTTCTTGACGATGGGGCTGATCTGGATAGCAGTGAAGCCCATATCTGCAGGACGTCATTGTTAATCATCGCGTTCTTGTCTCACTGTGTCGGTCTGCAAGAGAGCCGGGGTCAAGAGCACGACATGACATGGCATGATGTGCAGTAGGTTTGCTGACCTTGGATGTAGTCGAGCTTGTTCAACAGGCCCTTCCAGGTGCCGCCACAGAACTGGTAAAGCGTGCAATCGTGGTCGGTAgagccgtcgtcgtgagCGTAACGGTCAATCATGACCTGGTAAATGGATCGCGACTTCCATGCCTCCAGGTCAGCGGCCGtgaccaaggccgagagGGCCGAAAGGGCAGCCCAGGCGAATGTTGAGGTACGCATGGCTGGTGTGTGATGTTGACTCTTGGAGTCGATGTAATTAAAACGAGAGACTGCGCCGCGTAAGGGCGATGGCTAAACGATTGGCTTTTTtgggttgttgttgttgcgcTTGGAAGTGAGCGTGGTGAAAGGAATGGATAGGGTCGGGAAGGTTGCGGCGCGCACAAACAACGATATAGACTTTTGGGATGTAGGATGAACTGTC belongs to Colletotrichum higginsianum IMI 349063 chromosome 5, whole genome shotgun sequence and includes:
- a CDS encoding Alpha amylase, giving the protein MRTSTFAWAALSALSALVTAADLEAWKSRSIYQVMIDRYAHDDGSTDHDCTLYQFCGGTWKGLLNKLDYIQDMGFTAIQISPIVKNMDDDTAVGEAYHGYWSLDNYALNDKYGTKADFEALVTEMHKRDMYIMVDVVVNNMVQKLEELPPKLDYSNFNPFNDEKYFHPYCNVTEWDNSTNYQDCWLYPYGVALADLATETQPVVDEFSKWIKELVSNYSIDGLRIDAAKHVNDEFLPTFVNASGVFAFGEVLTGAPADFCRYQTLNLLPGMPNYIEYYPLNTVFFNGDMNELADWRSQARDGCTDIFALGSFIENHDMPRFAVYDDDIALAKNAMAYILLTDGIPTVYQGQEQHFKGNSTPFNREPLWESKYDTSAPIYTMTSTLLKTRNQLQSLNNNFATTASEQLFVENTHLCLRKGPEGAQVVFCITNKSSKGDTYELSVGGFNPGDEVVEVLSCATSTADGTGNVTLFMSKGEPKAVVPLAALDGTEICVNGTKKAGEDSGAGALGSSVTLVLASVMAVSFALLA